Proteins encoded within one genomic window of Hermetia illucens chromosome 2, iHerIll2.2.curated.20191125, whole genome shotgun sequence:
- the LOC119649976 gene encoding trypsin-1-like: MWMLPIIRVLLLFMIGCITCNSDVMEASLGQFPAMVAVLYDGVPRKYICAASLIAPTFVLSVAVCYGKIPRVTEVKIMGGDVHLQETSTVKDRQEIGVLRITIHPKYDGVSYNFAILELKKLVERSRYFHSIGITSSRPRVHTNCKVAGWDLLNRKAAPLLFTEALVYSDVDCASVPFEVHEQTMFCAGIKEGGLQTIGIDQGGPIICNGKLAGVASQPLSASKESVYGGYSDVSAVSEWIHSILNEKMKRIWLSSKAKGSASPAGTLINYRKVLVAFYATLKSNLQ, encoded by the exons ATGTGGATGCTTCCAATTATAAGAGTGCTCCTGCTTTTCATGATAGGATGCATTACATGCAACTCAGATGTAATGGAGGCCTCACTTGGACAATTTCCAGCCATG GTGGCAGTATTATATGATGGAGTGCCCAGAAAGTACATCTGTGCTGCAAGTCTAATTGCTCCAACATTTGTGCTCTCGGTAGCAGTTTGTTATGGGAAAATTCCACGTGTTACCGAG GTGAAGATCATGGGAGGTGATGTGCATCTCCAGGAAACGAGTACGGTGAAAGACAGACAAGAAATTGGAGTTTTGAGAATTACAATTCATCCCAAGTATGATGGAGTCAGCTACAACTTCGCTATCTTGGAG TTGAAGAAGCTAGTTGAGCGGAGTCGCTATTTTCATTCAATTGGCATCACTAGCAGCAGGCCGAGAGTTCATACCAATTGCAAAGTAGCTGGTTGGGATCTGTTAAAT CGGAAAGCTGCTCCTCTGCTGTTTACAGAAGCTTTGGTTTATAGTGACGTCGACTGCGCAAGTGTGCCATTTGAGGTTCACGAGCAAACAATGTTTTGCGCGGGAATAAAGGAAGGGGGACTGCAAACAATTGGC ATTGACCAAGGGGGTCCAATAATTTGCAATGGGAAACTCGCAGGGGTCGCTTCACAACCATTGAGCGCTAGCAAAGAAAGCGTTTATGGTGGCTATTCTGATGTGTCTGCGGTTTCAGAGTGGATTCATTCTATCCTTaacgaaaaaatgaaaag GATTTGGCTCTCAAGTAAAGCGAAAGGAAGCGCTAGCCCAGCGGGAACCTTAATAAATTATCGAAAAGTGCTTGTAGCTTTTTACGCCACTTTAAAGTCAAATTTACAATAG